In the Blautia coccoides genome, TATGAAGGGTTCCCGAACAGTGTCTGCACATCCATCAATAACCAGGTCTGCCATGGCATTCCGTCGGAGGAGATCGTACTCATGGAGGGAGATATTATCAATGTGGATGTTTCCACGATCCTGAACGGGTATTACTCTGATTCCTCCAGGATGTTCTGCATCGGCGACGTGGGGCAGGAAAAAGAGCGTCTTGTGCAAGTTACAAAGGAATGTGTGGAGAAAGGTCTGGAACAGGTAAAGCCCTGGGGATTTTTGGGTGATATGAGTCAGGCAGTCCATGAGCATGCGCAGAAAAACGGATACAGTGTGGTGAAGGAGATCGGAGGCCACGGTATTGGCCTGGAGTTCCATGAAGATCCCTGGGTGGGGTATATTGGCAGAGCCGGAACAGGAATGGTGATGGCGCCGGGACTGATGTTTACCATAGAGCCAATGGTGAATATGGGGGCAAGTGAAATCTTCATTGACGAGGATGACGGCTGGACGGTCTATACAGAAGACGGGCTGCCCTCTGCTCAGTGGGAAATCATGGTGCTGGTGACAGAGAACGGACCGGAGGTCCTGGCGTGGTAAAGACTTCCGGAAAACGGACAAAGATGACAAAGACGTATTATCTGACGGAGAACGGCCTTGATATCCAGGTGACCAAAAAAGCGATCCGCAACATGTATCTGCGTGTGGGCGGGGACGGAAGCGTCCGGGTATCCGCACCTCTTAGAATGCCGGAGCGGGATATCAGAAGATTTATCCTGGAGAGAATGGATTGGATAGAAGAAAAGCGGCAGGGAACGGGGCAGAGCCAGCCCCCCTGGGAGCTATATAAAGGCGGGGAGCGTGAGGAGAAAAAGCAGGAGTGTAGAAAGCGTCTGGAAAAAATCCTTCCCCAGGTCATACAGGAATGTGAACAGAAGACCGGCGTCCATGCAGAGGAGTGGCGTCTGCGGGATATGAAGACAAGATGGGGAACCTGCAATGTGGAAAAAAAGAGGATATGGCTTAATGTCTGGCTGGGTGAATACCCCAGGGAATGTCTGGAATATGTGGTTACCCATGAATTGGTCCATCTTTTGGAGAGAGGACACAACAAAATTTTTTATGGATATATGGATGCGTTCTATCCCCAGTGGAAAAATGTGAAAACCCGCTTAAACAGCGGGGTGCAACCGTAAGTTTACATGGATTTCCTCAAAAGCAACAGGAAATTGGTAGAGTTTACATGGATGCAATTCTATAATGATTCCAAGATCAGATATGAGAAATGGAGGAAATCATTATGAGCTTTGGAGAAAATTTACAGTATTACAGGAAGCGGGAGGAAATCACACAGGAACAGCTTGCGGAGAGGATGGAGGTGTCCAGACAGACGATTTCTAAATGGGAGGCAGGCCATCCTATCCGGAGATGGAAAAGATCATGCAGCTCTGTGATATGTTTTCCTGCAGTATGGACACTCTGCTGCGCAAAGACGCCCAGGCAGAAGTTGTGGAGGATTCCGCCCAATATGAAGAACATATGAAAAGATTTGGAAAGGCTGTCACAGCCGGTGTGGGAATTCTGATTCTAGGAGGAGCTTTTTCCACTCTCCTGGAAGGAATGAATGGACTTTGGAAAGCGCTGCAGGATATTGTCATGTTCCCGTTTCTCATTGTGGCGGTTTTGACTTTTGTAGTGGCGGGAATCCGGCACAGTGATTTTACAAAAAGACATCCTTATATACTGCCCTTTTACACAGAGGAGGAGAAGGAGTCATTTGACCGCAGTTTTCCCATTAAGATAGCGGCGGGGATCGGAATCGTTCTGATGAGCATAGTAGTGGATGAACTGCAGAAGTTCCTGCCCGCCCCTGCGGGAGTGGAGGCATCTGCTTTCTACAGCTTCTTAATGCTCCTGCTTATCAGCGCGGGTGTGATGCTTCTGGTCCACTCCGGCATGGAAAAAAGCAAGTATAATATAGAGGAGTACAACAAAGAGCATGATCCGCTGTACCGTGAGCGTCTGACCCCGGAGCAGCAGCGTATACTGGACGAGGAAAGCCATATGCCGTTGGCAGCAAAATGGTCTGCCTGTATCATAATCGTGACAACAGCGGTTTATCTGCTCTGGAGTTTTTTACAGAATGCCTGGCAGATCAGTTGGGTATTATTCCCGGTAGGAGGGCTGTTCTGCGGAATCGCTTATATTTTGCTGGGACAGAAAAAATAGAAAAATGGAGGAAGACACATGAGTCTGGCAATTGCGACACTGAAAAAAGGAGAGGGCCGTTCCCTGAAAGCTGGAGGCCCCTGGATATATGACAATGAAGTGGCCAGTATCCTGGGAAGCTTTGAGAACGGAGATATGGTGATGGTCCACGATTTTGACGGATATCCCCTGGGAAGAGGGTTTATCAATACCAACTCCAAGATCAGGATCCGTATGATGACAAGAAAGTCAGAGCAGGAGATTGATGAGGGGTTTCTGAGAAAACGGGTCAGAGATGCCTGGGAGTACAGGAAAAAGACAGTGGACACCAGCAGCTGCCGTGTGATCTTCGGTGAGGCAGACTTTCTGCCGGGACTTGTTGTGGACAAATTTTCCGATGTTTTAGTCGTGCAGTCACTGGCTCTTGGAATTGACAGGATGAAAATGAAGATTCTGGAGCTTTTGAAGGAAGAGATGGCACAGGACGGTGTGATGATACGCGGTGTTTACGAGCGGAGCGATGCCAAGGTGAGAAGGCAGGAAGGCATGGAGCCTTTTAAAGGGTTTATTGGGGAGCCTTTCGATACCAAGGTGGAGATCTGTGAAAATGGAGTGAGATATCTGGTAGATGTGGAGGACGGCCAGAAGACCGGATTTTTCCTGGACCAGAAATATAACAGGCTGGCCATCCAGAAATTATGCAGGGATGCAAAGGTACTGGATTGTTTTACACATACAGGATCATTTGCGCTGAACGCGGGGGTCGCGGGAGCAAAGAGTGTGCTGGGCGTGGACGCTTCCCAGCTTGCGGTGGAGCAGGCTAGGGAAAATGCCAAGCTGAACGGCCTGTCAGGTACTGTGAAATTCGTGTGTGAAGATGTGTTTGAACTGCTTCCCAGACTGGAAGAAGAGGGGGAGAAGTTCGATGTTGTGATACTTGATCCGCCGGCATTTACCAAATCCCGGAATTCTGTTAAGAACGCAGTGAAGGGCTATCGGGAGATCAATCTGCGGGCTATGAAGCTGGTGAAGGACGGAGGATTTTTGGCCACTTGTTCCTGCTCACATTTTATGTCCTATGAGATGTTTACTCAGACCATTGGGCAGGCGGCCAGGAATGTGCACAAGAGACTGCGGCAGGTGGAATATCGGACACAGGCAGCAGATCATCCCATTCTTTGGGCGGCAGAGGAATCTTATTATTTGAAGTTTTACATTTTTCAGGTATGTGAAGGGTGAACAACACCGATTATGCCGGTGCTGTGATCTTGTAGTGTCAGACTGATCACCGCGGCGGACACCTGGAGGGCTGATTTATTATGCTGTTTCTGAAGTCTGCCGTCGGTTCTGATGCTTAGTTTAAAATACTCAAGAGACGTTACTAGGGCCGTATGAATAAGCCGGTGATTTTTTTGCAATTTATTTTTTGATGAAAAATGTCAAAAAAGCGTTGACAAGAGAAAGATTACATGATAATGTTTAAATTGCTTATATGACTGACGGAAGTGGAATGAACCACAGGGAGTATAAGCGTAGGAAGCCGACCGTCTGGGCAAGTATGTTCAGAGTGTGGGCTTTTTTTGTTGTTTTATTGTAATTGCGAAGGTAGTGAACAGTTACGTTACATTTATTACGGTAAAGTTGCCGATGGATTGGCAGCTGATGATCATGGTCAAAATGAGAAGGAGAAGGAATTCATGAAAATGTTATCACTTGAAAATGAATTGAGAGAAAATGCGTACCCTGGCAGGGGAATTGTTATTGGTAAGTCTGAGGATGGAACAAAGGCAGTTACTGCATATTTTATCATGGGCAGAAGTGAGAACAGCAGGAACCGTGTGTTCGTGGAAGAGGGAGAGGGTATCCGCACCCAGGCATTTGACCCGTCTAAGCTGACTGATCCCAGTTTGATCATATATGCACCGGTGCGTGTGATCGGCAATAAGACGATCGTGACCAACGGTGACCAGACAGATACTGTCTATGAAGGAATGGAAAAGGGCATCACTTTTGAGCAGTCCCTGAGAACGCGTGAATTTGAGCCGGACGGCCCCAATTACACACCAAGGATTTCTGGTATTATGCAGGTGGAAGCCGGCATATACCATTATGCTATGTCCATTTTGAAGAGTAATAACGGCAATCCCGAGAGCTGCTGCCGTTATACATTTACTTATGAGAACCCGGCAGCCGGGGAGGGACATTTTATACACACTTATATGCATGACGGCAATCCGCTGCCAAGCTTTGAAGGAGAACCAAAGCTGGTGGGAATTCCCAATGATATTGATGCATTTGCTGAGAATGTTTGGGAGAGCCTGAATGAAGACAACAAAGTGTCTCTGTTTGTCCGTTTTATTGATATTGCAACCGGTAAGTATGAGACAAGGATCGTAAATAAAAATAAATAATTGAAAAGCATAAAGGAGAATGGGAAAATGAAAGAATTAGCGTTAAAGTACGGATGTAATCCGAACCAGAAACCTTCCAGAATCTATGTGGCTGACGGCAGCGAGCTTCCTATTGAAGTTCTGAGCGGCAAGCCGGGATATATTAATTTCCTGGATGCTTTTAATGGCTGGCAGCTTGTGAAAGAGCTGAAAAAGGCCACAGGACTTCCGGCCGCCACATCCTTTAAACATGTGTCACCGGCAGGTGCTGCAGTTGGACTTCCCATGTCAGATGTACTGAAAAAGATTTACTGGGTAGATGATATGGGTGAATTATCACCATTGGCATGTGCCTATGCCAGGGCAAGGGGCGCTGACAGAATGTCTTCTTTCGGTGATTTTATTTCCCTGTCTGATGTATGTGATAAAGATACAGCGATGCTGATCAAGAGAGAGGTTTCCGACGGTGTTATCGCTCCCGGATATACAGATGAGGCACTGGAAATCCTGAAACAGAAGAAAAACGGCAACTACAATGTGATCAAGATCGATCCGGATTATCAGCCGGCTCCGTTGGAGCATAAAGAGGTATTCGGCATCACATTTGAGCAGGGAAGACAGGAGCTTTCTATTGACGATGAACTGCTTTCCAATGTTGTGACAGAGAATAAAGAGATTCCGGCAAACGCATTGATGGATTTAAAAATTTCTCTGATCACACTGAAATATACACAGTCAAACTCAGTCTGTTTCGTAAAAGACGGACAGGCGATCGGTATCGGTGCAGGCCAGCAGTCACGTGTACACTGTACCCGTCTGGCAGGTCAGAAAGCTGACAACTGGTGGCTGAGACAGTGCCCGAAGGTACTGGATCTGCCGTTTATCGACGGTATCCGCCGCGCTGACAGAGACAATGCCATTGATGTCTACATCGGTGAGGAATATATGGATGTTCTGGCTGACGGAGCATGGGAAAAAATTTTCAAAGAGAAACCGGAAGTGTTCACACGTGAGGAAAAACGCGCATGGCTGGACAAACTGACAGATGTCACCTTAGGCTCTGATGCCTTCTTCCCGTTCTCAGACAATATCGAGCGCGCTTACAAGAGCGGCGTAAAATACATCGCAGAGCCGGGTGGTTCCGTACGCGATGATGCAGTCATTGAGTGCTGCAATAAGTACAACATGGCGATGGCATTTACAGGCATTCGTCTGTTCCATCACTAATTTATTTCGCCTCCGCTTTGGGGCAGAGATAAGACCGGGATTTCCGGTTTTATCCCTGCCTCTTTTTTTAGTCAAGGACGAATATGAGATATAAAATTCAAAGAATTTTGTAGTAAAAAGACATGAATTTCACTTGTGATATATGTGTTTCTGGCTTATAATGAAGTCACATAATGCACATTCATAAGAGGAGGAAAACAAGAGATGGAAGGCATGATGAAAGTAGCAATAATGACGGATATCCAGAAGATGGATTTTGAAGAAAGACCCATCCCGCAGCCAAAGGATGACGAGGTTTTGGTAAAGCTGGATTATGTGGGAATCTGCGGTTCTGACCTGCACTATTATGAGACGGGAGCTATCGGAGATTACGTGGTAAAACCGCCTTTTGTACTGGGCCATGAACCGGGCGGTGTTGTAGTGGAAGTGGGTAAGGATGTTAAGCATCTGCAGGTAGGAGACCGCGTGGCTCTGGAGCCGGGAAAGACCTGTGGACAGTGTGAATTCTGCAAGGAAGGCAAGTATAATCTCTGCCCGGATGTGGTGTTCTTCGCGACTCCGCCGGTTGACGGTGTGTTCCAGGAGTACGTGGCACATGAGGCAAATCTCTGCTTCAAGCTGCCGGACAATGTAAGCACTCTGGAGGGCGCTCTGATCGAGCCTCTGGCAGTTGGATTCCACGCCGCGATCCAGGGAGATGCACATTTGGGACAGAAGGCAGTTGTTATGGGCGCAGGCTGTATCGGCCTGGTTTCCATGATGGCATTAAAAGCCAGAGGTGTCAGTGAAGTTTACGTTGTGGACGTGATGGACAAACGTCTGGAAAAAGCTATGGAGCTGGGTGCCACAGGTGTTATCAACGGCATGAAAGAGGACGTGGTAGCCAAAGTAAAAGAGCTGACCGGCGGCAGAGGAACAGATCTGGTGATCGAGACTGCAGGGGCAGAAGTGACCTCCAGACAGGCAATTCTCATGGCCAGAAAAGGCTCCACCATCGTATTTGTAGGATACAGCAGAACAGGAGAGGTAACTCTGCCTATGAGCATCGCTCTTGACAAGGAACTGACATTCAAGACGGTGTTCCGTTATCGCCATATCTATCCTATGGCCATCCAGGCAGTTGCGGACGGCAAGATCAATCTGAAGGGAATCGTGACGGATGAATTCCCGCTGGATGAGGCGGATAAGGCTATGGAGTTCTCTATGAATAACAAGGCGGATATTGTGAAGGCGGTTATTAAGATCCATGAATAAACGCCGGTTTCAAGTCGACTGCTTTTAGATGGCAGCGCTGCAGAAATTTCATAACTCATAACATCTTTGTTTATATGGCTTCCTGCCTGATGAGCAAAGATGTTATGATAAAAAAGATGATCAAATGCTCGAGTAAGAGCATTTGATTGTCTTTTTTGCATTTATGGGGGAATGGTAAATTATGGTAATGATATAGGGAGCGGCCATATGGCGAAAGTAAAATTTTCTGCAGCTGCGGAGTGTTTCTATGAGAAAAGCAGGAAAACGATGAAACAAATATGAAACACATGAAACTGCGTTGACTTTTTTGAGTATGAGATTTATTGTTAAATTGACCATAAAACAGCTGATAAGTTAAAAAAATAGTTTAAATTGACTAAAAAGTGGGAGGGGACTGATAAGATGGCAGCAACAATACGAGATGTTGCGAAAAAAGCACAGGTTTCTCCGGCGACTGTTTCACGATATTTTTCAGGGAGTAATGTTGTGGGAGATGAACTTGCAAAAAAAATTGAGGAAGCAGCGCGTGAGCTTCATTATACTCCGAATACCAAGAAGAGAAGTGAGCAGGGAGTGATCATTGTTCTGGTTCCGCATTTGCGTCTGGGGTATTTCAGTGAGGTATTACGGGAAATCATAGAGCAGATGCCAAAATATAAGTATAAACTGGTAATTCTCCCAACGGTTGTCGGTGATGACGGTTACAAGTTATTTTTTAAAGAATTGTATGTAAGAGGTGTTATTTATCTGGATGAGGATATAGACCGAGATATGCTCAGATATATACAGGCAAAAAATATCAAGGTGGTAATGCTGGGTGGTGCGTCTTTTGACAGCAGATGCGAGATGGTACATATCAACGATATGTCGGCTGCGTATGAAGGTATGAAGTATCTGCTTGATCTGAACCATAAGCAAATACTCATATTATCAGATTATTCTCACAGCCTCAGCTCAGGATTTCAGAGGCTTATGGGATGTCAGCAGGCATTGGCTGAATACGGAATACAGCTTGACAGGGATGAGATGACAGAATTCGGTTACCTGACATTTGATAATGGCTATCGTTTGACAGAAAATGCGATAAAGAAAGGAAAGAAATTTACAGCTGTCTTTGCATTTAGCGATGAGACAGCCATGGGAGCAATTTCAGCACTGCATGACCATGGATACCGTGTGCCTGATGACATATCTGTACTTGGTTTTGACGGTATCAGTGTTTCGGGAAGAACGATTCCAAAGCTTTCAACCTTGTATCAGCCAATTGACAAAATGGTGGAATGGACTCTGAATACGTTCTGCAATATGAATGAAAAAGAACAGAATCAGAATATGGAGTATACATTGCCATACCAGCTGTTGAAAAGAGGCACATGTAAGAAACGGGAGGTAGATGAATGACTGGTAAAAAAGTATCGGGGAAGCAGTTGTTATGGGGAATCATAAGATTTCTATTCCTGGGATTCCTGGTTTTGATTTCATTGGGTCCTCTGCTCTGGATCGTCATATCATCATTTAAGACGAACAAAGAAATTTTGTCTTCCGCATTTTCTCTCCCGGAAAACTGGGGGCTGGGCGGCTATCGGGCTGCGCTGGAGCTGGCACCTATTTTTAAATTCTATGGGAACAGCGTCCTGATCGCGGTGAGCAGTACACTTTTGAATGTGCTCATTATTTCTATGGCGGCGTATGTTTTGTCCAGATACCGGTTCAAAGGAAATGCATTGATAACCCTGCTGCTCTCTTCGTCATTACTCATACCAACCTCTGCGCTGCTCATGCCAATATATAAAATTATGATGGGGTTGGGTCTGTATGATACGAGAAGCGGGCTGATACTGGTCTATGCAGCATTGGGACTTCCCACATCGTTGTTTATATTCAAAAGCTATTTCCAAAGCATACCCAGAGAGCTGGAGGAGGCAGCGTATATTGACGGGGCAGGATTTTATAGGACCTTTTTTACAATTATTTTTCCCCTTGCAAAGTCGGGTCTGGCGACAGGCGCCATTTTACAATTCCTTACATCCTGGAATGAATTTATGTTTGGCCTCATATTGACAAAAAGCACGAAGGTCAGGACACTGCCGTTGGCACTAAATTATTTTACTTCACAGTTTTCATTTAACTATACCGCAATGTTTGCAGCGCTCACCATGGTGATCCTCCCTAGTATTGTAATTTATATTATACTGCAGGAGCAGGTTACAGCCAGTATGGTGGCGGGTTCGATCAAAGGTTAATATAAAATTTATTATAAGGAGGAACAAGTTATGAAAATGAAAAAAGCAATTGCATTATCAGCGGCGGCAGTAACGGCAGTATCCTTAATGGCAGGCTGCGGTTCAAACGGAGACAGTGGGAAAGAGGCACCGGCCAAAGAGGAAAAAGGTACAGAGGCAGTGACAGAAATCAGTTTTCCCACATCCTGGGTGGGAGTCAGTGTAAACACGGAATGGTTTAACAACAGGATGGAAGCATTTAACGAGGAATATGGTGATAAGATTAAAGTTAATGTGGAAGAAATTGCAGGAGACCAGGCATATGTAGATAAAATGAAGGTGCTGTACTCCTCCAATGCGCTGCCGGATGCCTTTGCCACGGGAGGCTATAACCTGATCGATTCCATGAAAGACCAGCTTGTGGATCTTACCCCCTATGTGGATGAGGAATGGAAGAAACAGTCTTCCGATGTATGCTGGGATGTGAATTCCAGGGATGGTAAGATCTATGGGATACCTTATACCAGGCAGGTTATCGGATATTTTTATAACAAAGACCTGTTTCAACAGGCAGGAATTGAGAAACCGGCAGAAACCTGGGATGAATTTTTTGAACAGTGCGATAAACTGATGGCAGCGGGTATTACCCCGTTATCTATGGACACAGCAGATTCAGGCTGGGTGACATCACTTATGCTGGGAGCGATGATCGGACAGACAGAGGAAGGTGAGAAGTTTATGAATACCAATCTTCCGACAGATTATAATACTCCCGAATTTATAGATGCCGCCGGAAAAATTCAGACAATGTTCCAGAAATATACTACGCCGGATGCTGTGGGCGGGAAATATGAGAATGCTGCCAGTAATTTCTTCATGGGTGAGACAGCCATCATTGCAAACGGACCTTGGATGATAAGCGATTTTTATGATACTTCACTGGTAGAGGAAGGGTTTGCGGATAAAGTAGGTACAGCTATGTATCCCGGAAAAGTTATGTACAACAGCGGGAAGATTGGTTTTAACGTGGCATCAAAAGACGAAAAAACACTGGAGGCAACACTGGAATTTGTGAAATTCATGACCAGTGATGAGAGCCAGAGACTGATGCTGGAAATGACAGGGGATACTCCTGCTTCGGAGAATGTAAAATCCGACAATGTAAAACCACTTGTCAATGAAGTGTTGGAAAATGGCAACAAAGCGGAGCGCTGTATCAATGATTTCCAGAGCTTATGGTATGCAAATGTGGTGGATGAGATAAGTATACAGTATCCTCTTTTGGCACAGGGGCAGATCACACCGGAACAATTTGCTCAGGCATTGACAGACGCAGCAGGCAAAAACTAATATATAGCAGAATACGGCATATCGCCTCTGGCGGTATGCCGCCTCATAGGGAGGGATAACAGATGAAGGTGAATAAGTGGAAGCTGGCAAGCTTCCTTCTTCCGTGTATGCTGTTGTTTGGGCTGATCTATCTGGTGCCCATGTGCATGGTATTCGGAAGTTCATTCTTTGAATGGAAAGCAGGAGGCATTTTTAAATTTGTAGGGTTTCAGAATTATATGGACGCGCTTCATGATGCCAGGATGGGGACTGCACTGAGAAATACAGGCATTTGGGTTTTACTGCAGTCCGTGGTGCATGTGGGCCTGGGAACCGTTGTTGCGTTTATGTTATCCCGGCAGAAAAGAGGATGGAAGATACTCAGAACGATTTATATGATACCAAATGTAGTTTCGGCTGCTGCGCTTGGTGTTATATTTTTAAATGTGTTTAATGCAAAATATGGAATTATCAATTCATTTCTCACAAAAGTGACTGGCAGCGCATTTACTAAGAATTGGTTTTTTGAACCTAACTCGGCATTTATTACTGTCACATGGAGCTGGCTTTTGTATACGGGACTTGTCATCATCCTGATCTTGGCTGGGATCCTGTCCATCCCACAGGATGTGGTTGAGGCAGCGAGAATAGACGGAGCTTCTGAGATGGCGGTGAATATCAGGATACGGCTTCCGCTTATTCGGACGATCATGGGAACCAGTGTGATCCTGGCAGCTACCAGTATGCTGAGGGAATTTGAATTGATCTATCTGACGACAAATGGAGGACCGGGGGATGTGACGCTTAACCTGCCGCTATATCTATATAAAACCTCCATGACAGACAATAATTATGGTTATGCCAACATGATGGGAGTTATCCTGATCATATCAGGTGTCATGGTGGTCTATCTCATCAACCGTTTATTCCGC is a window encoding:
- a CDS encoding methionyl aminopeptidase yields the protein MNHLGRNDACWCGSGKKYKKCHGPFDDKLNHLQAQGRIVPKRGIIKTAEQIAGIKKSAEINVAILDYVAEHIKEGICTAEIDRWVYDITTKAGAVPAPLNYEGFPNSVCTSINNQVCHGIPSEEIVLMEGDIINVDVSTILNGYYSDSSRMFCIGDVGQEKERLVQVTKECVEKGLEQVKPWGFLGDMSQAVHEHAQKNGYSVVKEIGGHGIGLEFHEDPWVGYIGRAGTGMVMAPGLMFTIEPMVNMGASEIFIDEDDGWTVYTEDGLPSAQWEIMVLVTENGPEVLAW
- a CDS encoding M48 family metallopeptidase, with the protein product MVKTSGKRTKMTKTYYLTENGLDIQVTKKAIRNMYLRVGGDGSVRVSAPLRMPERDIRRFILERMDWIEEKRQGTGQSQPPWELYKGGEREEKKQECRKRLEKILPQVIQECEQKTGVHAEEWRLRDMKTRWGTCNVEKKRIWLNVWLGEYPRECLEYVVTHELVHLLERGHNKIFYGYMDAFYPQWKNVKTRLNSGVQP
- a CDS encoding class I SAM-dependent rRNA methyltransferase, whose amino-acid sequence is MSLAIATLKKGEGRSLKAGGPWIYDNEVASILGSFENGDMVMVHDFDGYPLGRGFINTNSKIRIRMMTRKSEQEIDEGFLRKRVRDAWEYRKKTVDTSSCRVIFGEADFLPGLVVDKFSDVLVVQSLALGIDRMKMKILELLKEEMAQDGVMIRGVYERSDAKVRRQEGMEPFKGFIGEPFDTKVEICENGVRYLVDVEDGQKTGFFLDQKYNRLAIQKLCRDAKVLDCFTHTGSFALNAGVAGAKSVLGVDASQLAVEQARENAKLNGLSGTVKFVCEDVFELLPRLEEEGEKFDVVILDPPAFTKSRNSVKNAVKGYREINLRAMKLVKDGGFLATCSCSHFMSYEMFTQTIGQAARNVHKRLRQVEYRTQAADHPILWAAEESYYLKFYIFQVCEG
- a CDS encoding IMP cyclohydrolase, which gives rise to MKMLSLENELRENAYPGRGIVIGKSEDGTKAVTAYFIMGRSENSRNRVFVEEGEGIRTQAFDPSKLTDPSLIIYAPVRVIGNKTIVTNGDQTDTVYEGMEKGITFEQSLRTREFEPDGPNYTPRISGIMQVEAGIYHYAMSILKSNNGNPESCCRYTFTYENPAAGEGHFIHTYMHDGNPLPSFEGEPKLVGIPNDIDAFAENVWESLNEDNKVSLFVRFIDIATGKYETRIVNKNK
- a CDS encoding phosphoribosylaminoimidazolecarboxamide formyltransferase, yielding MKELALKYGCNPNQKPSRIYVADGSELPIEVLSGKPGYINFLDAFNGWQLVKELKKATGLPAATSFKHVSPAGAAVGLPMSDVLKKIYWVDDMGELSPLACAYARARGADRMSSFGDFISLSDVCDKDTAMLIKREVSDGVIAPGYTDEALEILKQKKNGNYNVIKIDPDYQPAPLEHKEVFGITFEQGRQELSIDDELLSNVVTENKEIPANALMDLKISLITLKYTQSNSVCFVKDGQAIGIGAGQQSRVHCTRLAGQKADNWWLRQCPKVLDLPFIDGIRRADRDNAIDVYIGEEYMDVLADGAWEKIFKEKPEVFTREEKRAWLDKLTDVTLGSDAFFPFSDNIERAYKSGVKYIAEPGGSVRDDAVIECCNKYNMAMAFTGIRLFHH
- a CDS encoding NAD(P)-dependent alcohol dehydrogenase produces the protein MEGMMKVAIMTDIQKMDFEERPIPQPKDDEVLVKLDYVGICGSDLHYYETGAIGDYVVKPPFVLGHEPGGVVVEVGKDVKHLQVGDRVALEPGKTCGQCEFCKEGKYNLCPDVVFFATPPVDGVFQEYVAHEANLCFKLPDNVSTLEGALIEPLAVGFHAAIQGDAHLGQKAVVMGAGCIGLVSMMALKARGVSEVYVVDVMDKRLEKAMELGATGVINGMKEDVVAKVKELTGGRGTDLVIETAGAEVTSRQAILMARKGSTIVFVGYSRTGEVTLPMSIALDKELTFKTVFRYRHIYPMAIQAVADGKINLKGIVTDEFPLDEADKAMEFSMNNKADIVKAVIKIHE
- a CDS encoding LacI family DNA-binding transcriptional regulator; protein product: MAATIRDVAKKAQVSPATVSRYFSGSNVVGDELAKKIEEAARELHYTPNTKKRSEQGVIIVLVPHLRLGYFSEVLREIIEQMPKYKYKLVILPTVVGDDGYKLFFKELYVRGVIYLDEDIDRDMLRYIQAKNIKVVMLGGASFDSRCEMVHINDMSAAYEGMKYLLDLNHKQILILSDYSHSLSSGFQRLMGCQQALAEYGIQLDRDEMTEFGYLTFDNGYRLTENAIKKGKKFTAVFAFSDETAMGAISALHDHGYRVPDDISVLGFDGISVSGRTIPKLSTLYQPIDKMVEWTLNTFCNMNEKEQNQNMEYTLPYQLLKRGTCKKREVDE
- a CDS encoding carbohydrate ABC transporter permease gives rise to the protein MTGKKVSGKQLLWGIIRFLFLGFLVLISLGPLLWIVISSFKTNKEILSSAFSLPENWGLGGYRAALELAPIFKFYGNSVLIAVSSTLLNVLIISMAAYVLSRYRFKGNALITLLLSSSLLIPTSALLMPIYKIMMGLGLYDTRSGLILVYAALGLPTSLFIFKSYFQSIPRELEEAAYIDGAGFYRTFFTIIFPLAKSGLATGAILQFLTSWNEFMFGLILTKSTKVRTLPLALNYFTSQFSFNYTAMFAALTMVILPSIVIYIILQEQVTASMVAGSIKG
- a CDS encoding ABC transporter substrate-binding protein; translation: MKMKKAIALSAAAVTAVSLMAGCGSNGDSGKEAPAKEEKGTEAVTEISFPTSWVGVSVNTEWFNNRMEAFNEEYGDKIKVNVEEIAGDQAYVDKMKVLYSSNALPDAFATGGYNLIDSMKDQLVDLTPYVDEEWKKQSSDVCWDVNSRDGKIYGIPYTRQVIGYFYNKDLFQQAGIEKPAETWDEFFEQCDKLMAAGITPLSMDTADSGWVTSLMLGAMIGQTEEGEKFMNTNLPTDYNTPEFIDAAGKIQTMFQKYTTPDAVGGKYENAASNFFMGETAIIANGPWMISDFYDTSLVEEGFADKVGTAMYPGKVMYNSGKIGFNVASKDEKTLEATLEFVKFMTSDESQRLMLEMTGDTPASENVKSDNVKPLVNEVLENGNKAERCINDFQSLWYANVVDEISIQYPLLAQGQITPEQFAQALTDAAGKN
- a CDS encoding carbohydrate ABC transporter permease produces the protein MKVNKWKLASFLLPCMLLFGLIYLVPMCMVFGSSFFEWKAGGIFKFVGFQNYMDALHDARMGTALRNTGIWVLLQSVVHVGLGTVVAFMLSRQKRGWKILRTIYMIPNVVSAAALGVIFLNVFNAKYGIINSFLTKVTGSAFTKNWFFEPNSAFITVTWSWLLYTGLVIILILAGILSIPQDVVEAARIDGASEMAVNIRIRLPLIRTIMGTSVILAATSMLREFELIYLTTNGGPGDVTLNLPLYLYKTSMTDNNYGYANMMGVILIISGVMVVYLINRLFRMNEADY